A stretch of the Dechloromonas sp. TW-R-39-2 genome encodes the following:
- a CDS encoding amino acid ABC transporter permease: protein MSYHWNWQVFLQPSATGEGSYLAWLGEGLQWTILLSLSAWMIALLAGSIIGILRTAPNRWLSGIATAYVEIFRNIPLLVQLFIWYFVLPELLPVELGNAFKQTHPLIQQFFAAMLCLGLFTSARVAEQVRSGINALPQGQTAAGLAMGLTLPQVYRYILLPVAYRIIVPPLTSEFLNIFKNSAVATTIGLIELSRQAQQLVDYTAQPYEAFIAVTLLYVLINATVMYLMRRLEMRVRVPGYIGGK from the coding sequence ATGTCATACCACTGGAACTGGCAGGTCTTTCTCCAGCCGAGCGCCACCGGAGAAGGCAGTTATCTCGCCTGGCTCGGCGAGGGTCTTCAATGGACAATCCTGCTCTCTCTCAGCGCCTGGATGATTGCCCTGCTCGCCGGCTCGATTATCGGCATCCTCAGGACGGCACCAAACCGGTGGCTTTCAGGAATTGCCACCGCCTACGTTGAGATATTCCGCAACATCCCCCTGCTGGTACAACTATTCATCTGGTACTTTGTCTTGCCAGAACTTTTGCCAGTCGAACTGGGCAATGCCTTCAAGCAAACCCATCCACTGATTCAGCAATTCTTTGCTGCCATGCTCTGCCTTGGCTTGTTCACGTCAGCCCGCGTTGCCGAACAAGTCCGCTCAGGAATCAATGCGCTTCCTCAAGGTCAAACAGCGGCGGGGCTAGCAATGGGCCTGACCTTACCCCAAGTTTATCGCTACATTCTGCTGCCTGTTGCGTACCGCATTATTGTTCCGCCACTCACCTCGGAGTTCTTGAATATTTTCAAAAACTCAGCCGTGGCAACCACCATTGGTTTGATTGAACTATCACGCCAAGCTCAACAGCTCGTTGACTACACGGCTCAACCGTACGAGGCATTCATTGCTGTCACATTGCTGTACGTACTTATCAATGCGACCGTGATGTATCTGATGCGACGATTGGAAATGCGGGTCAGGGTTCCTGGCTACATCGGGGGGAAGTGA
- a CDS encoding glutamate/aspartate ABC transporter substrate-binding protein, which translates to MHFMKIASAAILAGAFASTPLLAQESATLKKIKETGSITLGHRESSIPFSYYDDKQQVIGYSHELMLKAVEGIKEQLKLSKLDTKLMPVTSANRITLVQNGTIDIECGSTTNNLERQKQVGFSTTIFVIGTRLMAKKDSGIKDFSDLTGKNVVTTAGTTSERLLRKMNEDKQMKMNVISAKDHGESFLTLETGRAVAFMMDDALLYGEMAKAKRASDWIVTGTAQSKEAYGCMLRKDDPEFKKVVDAALTKAMTSGEAEKIYSKWFMNPIPPKGLNLAMPLSDEMKAAFKNPNDKAFE; encoded by the coding sequence ATGCATTTCATGAAGATAGCTTCTGCTGCAATTCTTGCCGGCGCCTTTGCTTCGACACCGCTCCTGGCACAGGAATCGGCGACCCTGAAAAAGATCAAGGAAACGGGCAGCATTACACTTGGACATCGCGAGTCCTCCATTCCTTTCTCGTATTACGACGACAAGCAGCAGGTGATCGGCTATTCGCATGAACTGATGCTGAAAGCCGTTGAAGGGATCAAGGAACAGCTCAAGTTGAGCAAGCTGGATACCAAGTTGATGCCGGTCACTTCGGCGAATCGCATCACACTCGTTCAGAATGGAACGATCGATATCGAATGCGGCTCAACCACCAACAATCTTGAACGCCAAAAGCAGGTTGGTTTCTCGACCACAATTTTTGTGATCGGAACTCGCTTGATGGCCAAGAAGGATTCCGGCATCAAGGACTTCTCTGACCTGACCGGCAAGAACGTCGTCACGACAGCCGGTACGACATCCGAACGCCTGCTGCGCAAGATGAATGAAGACAAGCAGATGAAGATGAATGTCATCTCGGCCAAGGATCACGGCGAGTCATTCCTGACGCTTGAGACGGGACGGGCCGTTGCATTCATGATGGACGATGCCCTGCTCTATGGCGAAATGGCCAAGGCCAAGCGTGCCTCCGACTGGATTGTGACCGGCACGGCCCAATCGAAGGAGGCTTATGGCTGCATGCTGCGCAAGGACGATCCCGAGTTCAAGAAGGTCGTTGATGCTGCGCTGACCAAAGCAATGACCTCTGGTGAGGCCGAGAAGATTTACAGCAAGTGGTTCATGAATCCGATTCCCCCCAAAGGCCTGAATCTTGCCATGCCGCTTTCAGATGAAATGAAAGCCGCTTTCAAGAACCCGAACGACAAAGCATTCGAATAA
- the gltK gene encoding glutamate/aspartate ABC transporter permease GltK, with the protein MYEFDWSSIPGAVPLLAKGMLISLEVTLTAIIVGILWGTVLAVLRMSNTRWIAWISAGYVNLFRSVPLVMVILWFYLIVPQALKSIFGSGIGDIRLTSALIAFALFEAAYYSEIIRAGIQSIPQGQIAAGQALGLTQNQTMRLIILPQAFRNMLPLLLTQAIILFQDTSLVYVIGLSDFFGTTYKVGDRDGRLVEMLLFAGAIYFVICFSISRIVKTLQKRYAR; encoded by the coding sequence ATGTACGAATTCGATTGGTCATCGATCCCCGGCGCTGTACCTCTGCTCGCCAAAGGCATGCTCATTTCCCTTGAAGTGACGCTGACGGCAATCATCGTCGGCATTCTATGGGGAACAGTCCTCGCTGTTCTCCGGATGAGCAATACCCGCTGGATTGCCTGGATCAGCGCAGGCTACGTCAATCTGTTCCGCTCGGTTCCACTGGTCATGGTCATTTTATGGTTTTACCTGATCGTTCCCCAGGCATTGAAAAGTATTTTCGGCTCAGGAATTGGAGATATTCGCCTGACTTCGGCACTGATTGCTTTTGCCTTGTTTGAAGCGGCCTATTACTCCGAAATCATCCGTGCCGGCATTCAAAGCATCCCCCAGGGGCAGATTGCCGCAGGGCAAGCCCTGGGTCTGACACAAAACCAAACCATGCGCCTGATCATACTTCCTCAGGCATTTCGCAACATGCTCCCACTGCTTCTGACCCAGGCAATCATTCTTTTTCAGGACACATCGCTCGTTTACGTGATCGGCCTGTCAGACTTTTTTGGAACCACCTATAAAGTAGGGGACCGCGACGGTCGACTCGTCGAAATGCTGCTTTTTGCCGGCGCAATTTACTTCGTCATCTGTTTTTCGATTTCACGAATCGTCAAAACCCTTCAGAAGAGGTACGCCCGATAA
- a CDS encoding SpoIIE family protein phosphatase — protein sequence MKVLAVDDNRTNLHILQVFLKKLGHEVILAENGEEAVHRFEHDAPDIVLLDIMMPIMDGFEAARRIKATSTERWTPIIFLSALNRDENLVEGLDSGADDYLTKPINFVVLEAKLRSMQRALGMQQESIDSLRRVQAISDNVIDAIITINELGLIASVNRAAERIFGWRSDELLGQNIKMLMPEPYHSEHDGYLSNYMGGKPAKIIGQEREVEALRKNGERFPVTLGVTEVLLENKRMFIGVVRDISEQKAAQQKLRENAGLLQAYYDQNQSEQQLAMRLMEQQLHRKGLQDSRLHYKVIPAENFSGDVVAASRSPEGRFYALLADATGHGLTAAISVLPVLALFYRMTKLNRSVKEIIQELNLQLKESMPLGRFVAATLLCLDEVQSNGEIWVGGTPEAFMFDRWGRTTRIFPSENLALGIVDNDFIECKPVQFSWEKESQLVLCSDGLLEAANKEGIQFGAQGLAAAAANTSPITRFSHIESALTRHLEGGVAADDISLMIIDCP from the coding sequence ATGAAAGTTCTGGCTGTCGATGACAACCGGACCAATCTGCACATTCTTCAGGTTTTCCTGAAAAAACTCGGGCATGAAGTCATTCTTGCAGAAAATGGCGAAGAGGCTGTCCACCGCTTTGAACACGATGCCCCGGATATTGTCCTGCTGGACATCATGATGCCGATCATGGATGGCTTCGAAGCAGCTCGGCGCATCAAGGCAACCAGTACCGAGCGATGGACACCGATCATTTTCCTCTCGGCACTCAACCGTGACGAAAATCTGGTCGAAGGGCTGGATTCCGGCGCAGATGACTATCTGACCAAACCGATCAATTTTGTCGTTCTTGAAGCCAAGTTGCGCTCAATGCAGCGAGCGCTCGGCATGCAGCAGGAGTCGATCGATTCCTTGCGCCGCGTTCAGGCAATTTCAGACAATGTGATCGACGCCATCATCACGATCAATGAGTTGGGACTGATTGCCTCAGTCAACCGTGCTGCAGAACGTATTTTCGGCTGGCGCTCGGATGAATTGCTGGGTCAGAACATCAAGATGCTGATGCCTGAGCCGTACCACAGTGAACACGACGGCTACCTGAGCAATTACATGGGTGGCAAACCAGCCAAAATCATTGGCCAGGAACGTGAAGTAGAAGCGCTTCGCAAAAATGGAGAGCGCTTCCCGGTCACGCTCGGAGTTACGGAAGTCCTGCTGGAAAACAAGCGGATGTTCATCGGGGTCGTACGCGACATTTCAGAGCAAAAGGCCGCCCAACAAAAATTGCGTGAAAATGCCGGGTTGCTGCAAGCCTATTACGACCAGAACCAGTCGGAGCAGCAACTGGCGATGCGCCTGATGGAGCAACAACTCCACCGCAAAGGGCTGCAGGATTCGCGTTTGCACTACAAAGTCATCCCTGCTGAAAATTTCAGCGGTGACGTCGTGGCCGCCAGCCGGTCGCCTGAAGGACGTTTCTATGCACTGCTCGCCGATGCCACAGGGCATGGTCTGACTGCCGCCATCAGCGTACTGCCCGTGCTGGCCCTGTTTTACCGCATGACCAAGCTGAACCGCTCGGTCAAGGAAATCATTCAGGAACTCAACCTTCAACTGAAAGAATCGATGCCGCTTGGCCGGTTTGTTGCGGCCACTTTGCTATGTCTGGACGAGGTTCAGTCAAATGGTGAAATCTGGGTGGGCGGAACACCCGAAGCCTTCATGTTTGACCGCTGGGGGCGGACTACCCGGATTTTCCCTTCAGAGAACCTGGCGCTCGGGATTGTCGATAATGACTTCATCGAATGCAAACCGGTTCAGTTTTCCTGGGAAAAGGAAAGTCAGCTGGTACTCTGTTCCGACGGTCTGCTGGAGGCCGCCAACAAGGAAGGCATCCAGTTCGGCGCACAAGGACTGGCCGCCGCGGCGGCCAACACCTCACCGATTACCCGCTTCAGCCACATTGAATCAGCCTTGACCCGCCACCTCGAAGGAGGCGTTGCGGCCGATGATATTTCGTTGATGATTATCGATTGCCCTTAA
- a CDS encoding amino acid ABC transporter ATP-binding protein produces the protein MIDIRSVSKWYGNFQVLSECTTSVAKGEVVVVCGPSGSGKSTLIKCVNGLEAFQQGDIVVNGTSVGDPRTNLSKLRAHVGMVFQHFELFPHMSIIENLCIGQTKVLGRRKDEAIDRGFKLLDRVGLKVQAEKFPGQLSGGQQQRVAIARALAMDPICMLFDEPTSALDPEMINEVLDVMVELAHEGMTMMCVTHEMGFARKVAHRVIFMDQGKIIEDAPKDIFFGTPRSARAQQFLSKILQH, from the coding sequence ATAATTGATATCCGCTCAGTATCAAAGTGGTATGGCAACTTCCAGGTGCTTTCCGAGTGCACTACCTCGGTTGCCAAAGGTGAAGTCGTCGTCGTTTGCGGCCCCTCTGGCTCAGGTAAATCGACCCTGATCAAATGCGTCAATGGGTTGGAGGCGTTCCAGCAGGGCGATATTGTGGTGAATGGAACGTCGGTCGGCGATCCACGGACGAATCTCTCGAAACTCCGCGCCCATGTCGGGATGGTATTCCAGCATTTCGAGCTTTTCCCGCACATGAGCATTATTGAAAATCTGTGCATCGGTCAGACCAAGGTTCTCGGCCGAAGAAAAGACGAGGCCATTGACCGCGGATTCAAACTCCTGGACAGGGTCGGTCTGAAAGTGCAGGCCGAAAAATTCCCGGGCCAACTTTCTGGCGGCCAGCAACAGCGCGTAGCAATTGCACGGGCATTGGCCATGGATCCGATTTGCATGCTTTTCGATGAGCCAACATCAGCGCTGGACCCTGAGATGATCAACGAAGTACTCGACGTCATGGTCGAGTTGGCTCATGAAGGAATGACGATGATGTGCGTCACCCACGAGATGGGATTCGCACGCAAGGTTGCCCACCGGGTTATCTTCATGGACCAGGGAAAAATTATTGAAGATGCCCCGAAAGATATCTTTTTCGGCACTCCACGCTCCGCAAGAGCACAACAATTTCTCTCAAAGATACTGCAGCACTAA